One genomic region from Gammaproteobacteria bacterium encodes:
- a CDS encoding DUF2235 domain-containing protein — protein MAKNIVVFSDGTGQEGGNGFNTNIYKLFNMIEDRTAEQVAFYDAGLGTGWNKLSGMIGGAGMSRNIQECYRFIFDHYEAGDNIFLFGFSRGAATVRSLSSFIHYFGILPKSRPELIKKAYAIYRIGDAEKRKQAADDFVSRHRTMWTRIRFLGCYDTVAALGLPSKTASAFLDGLPGFRHKFHDFRLSESVETACHALAIDDERKTFHPIPWENQVLDYQVIKQVWFCGVHTDVGGGYKKQGLAGIPLVWMTRHAVDKGLKIYNGHKVLIKEAADGHMHDSREGIASVYRKKQRQWDAARLGKPVVHESVLQRKLNQDNKESPVYRPWILDMDHDVEPWLRHEQQPWFVDNKP, from the coding sequence ATGGCAAAGAATATCGTGGTGTTTTCCGATGGTACGGGGCAAGAAGGGGGAAACGGTTTCAATACCAATATCTACAAACTTTTCAACATGATCGAGGATCGTACAGCGGAGCAGGTGGCTTTTTATGATGCCGGTCTGGGAACCGGCTGGAACAAGCTCAGTGGCATGATCGGCGGCGCCGGAATGTCACGAAATATCCAGGAATGTTATCGATTCATATTTGATCATTACGAAGCCGGGGATAATATTTTCCTGTTTGGATTCAGTCGTGGCGCGGCAACGGTGCGCAGCCTGTCGAGCTTTATTCATTACTTCGGTATCCTGCCGAAGTCCAGGCCGGAGCTGATCAAGAAGGCATACGCTATATATCGGATCGGCGATGCCGAAAAACGCAAGCAGGCGGCCGATGACTTTGTCAGTCGGCATCGCACCATGTGGACAAGAATCCGCTTTCTCGGTTGTTATGATACGGTAGCCGCACTTGGCTTGCCATCGAAGACAGCCAGCGCATTTCTCGACGGGCTGCCCGGGTTCCGTCACAAGTTTCATGATTTCCGTTTGAGCGAAAGCGTCGAGACCGCCTGTCACGCGTTGGCCATTGATGATGAGCGCAAAACCTTTCATCCGATTCCGTGGGAAAATCAGGTGCTGGATTACCAGGTGATAAAGCAGGTCTGGTTTTGTGGCGTGCATACAGATGTGGGTGGCGGTTACAAAAAGCAGGGCCTGGCTGGCATTCCCCTGGTATGGATGACCCGGCATGCTGTGGACAAGGGGCTGAAAATCTATAATGGTCACAAGGTCCTGATCAAGGAGGCGGCTGACGGTCACATGCATGACTCCCGCGAAGGCATTGCTTCGGTATATCGAAAGAAACAAAGGCAATGGGATGCAGCACGTCTGGGTAAGCCGGTTGTTCATGAAAGCGTGTTGCAGCGCAAGCTGAACCAGGACAACAAGGAATCACCCGTCTATCGACCATGGATACTGGATATGGATCATGATGTTGAACCCTGGCTGCGGCATGAACAACAGCCATGGTTTGTTGATAACAAGCCGTGA
- a CDS encoding class I SAM-dependent methyltransferase: MSRTDAFGGHVTRYDAWFDSNAESYQAELNALRSLLHGSGSALEVGVGTGRFAAELGIGIGVDASAAMLAVASQRNLHVAQALAESLPFRDASFDCLLFVTSLCFVRSVEAALAEAVRVLRPGGALIIGMINADSQLGRQYQVRQHDSVFYRDARFMTVSGLENLLTRPGLKIDRWCQTLASNERGDTDFSASPGNRPGGFVVVRALKSAVI, translated from the coding sequence GTGAGTCGGACTGATGCATTTGGTGGGCATGTAACCCGGTACGATGCCTGGTTCGACTCCAATGCGGAGAGTTACCAAGCTGAGCTGAATGCGCTGCGCTCCCTGTTACACGGGTCAGGGTCAGCGCTTGAAGTAGGTGTCGGCACCGGGCGGTTTGCTGCAGAGCTGGGTATCGGTATCGGCGTTGATGCGTCAGCGGCCATGCTGGCCGTGGCGAGTCAGCGAAACCTGCATGTTGCGCAGGCTTTGGCTGAATCTTTGCCATTCCGTGATGCATCGTTTGACTGCCTGCTATTTGTAACCAGCCTGTGTTTTGTTCGTTCTGTCGAAGCAGCTTTGGCTGAAGCTGTTCGCGTGTTGCGACCTGGCGGCGCGTTGATTATCGGTATGATCAATGCGGACAGCCAACTTGGCAGGCAATACCAGGTGCGACAGCACGACAGCGTGTTTTATCGTGATGCCCGGTTTATGACCGTATCCGGACTGGAGAACTTGCTGACGCGACCCGGGCTCAAGATTGATCGGTGGTGTCAAACCCTGGCCAGTAATGAGCGCGGCGACACTGATTTTTCTGCAAGTCCGGGAAACAGGCCAGGGGGATTTGTTGTTGTGCGCGCGCTAAAATCTGCCGTGATCTGA
- a CDS encoding sodium:solute symporter, translated as MQGLDIAVLIIYILAVTAFGAWFYRRADTPEGFTAAGSRLPGWAVGLSIFGTYLSSISFLALPGKAYASNWLAFVFSLSLPLAAWAAGKWFVPLYRASGDVSAYAYLERRFGLWARMYAMTFYLLTQLARMGTIMFLIALALESLTGWDIKTIIVVSGILITFYTVVGGIEAVIWTDVIQSIVLTLGAMACVAVLLLGDPGAAALFSKAAEADKFSLGSFAPVFTEATVWVVLLYGIVINLQNFGVDQSYIQRYQTARSLEDARCSVWIGVLVYIPVGLMFLLIGSLLWAYYQLSPELLPEALQAAGSGDRVFPHFIVTQLPAGITGLLIAALAAAAMSSVDTSINSSSTILMTDVYRRLVNPGASDKQAMRFLRLATVGLGVLGTATALLMISIKSALDVWWHLAGIFSGGMLGLFLLGAFSRRAAGAQALAAMVAGFAVIVWATFSSKVDAAWANSLHSFMTTVIATVAIFGVGILLSRGRERRGVSKPAETIYDIEQ; from the coding sequence ATGCAGGGTCTTGATATCGCTGTATTGATCATTTATATCCTAGCCGTTACCGCGTTCGGTGCCTGGTTTTACCGGCGTGCTGATACACCGGAAGGTTTTACCGCGGCCGGAAGCCGTCTTCCTGGCTGGGCGGTCGGGCTGTCCATATTTGGAACCTATCTGTCTTCCATCTCATTCCTGGCGCTGCCGGGAAAAGCCTACGCCAGCAACTGGCTGGCATTTGTGTTCTCGCTGTCGCTGCCGTTGGCGGCCTGGGCAGCCGGAAAATGGTTTGTGCCACTTTATCGCGCATCCGGGGATGTATCCGCCTATGCCTATCTTGAGCGCCGGTTCGGATTATGGGCGCGCATGTATGCCATGACATTTTACCTGCTCACGCAACTCGCGCGCATGGGTACCATCATGTTCCTGATTGCGCTGGCGCTGGAAAGTCTTACAGGCTGGGATATCAAAACCATTATTGTTGTTTCAGGAATCCTCATTACCTTTTATACCGTGGTCGGTGGTATCGAGGCGGTCATCTGGACGGATGTGATACAGAGTATTGTGCTGACCTTGGGTGCAATGGCCTGTGTCGCGGTCCTGCTGCTGGGCGATCCTGGCGCTGCGGCGTTATTCAGCAAGGCTGCCGAAGCAGACAAGTTCTCGCTGGGCTCGTTCGCGCCGGTATTTACCGAGGCGACCGTATGGGTGGTGCTGCTCTATGGCATTGTCATCAACCTGCAGAACTTTGGTGTTGACCAGTCCTATATTCAGCGCTACCAGACGGCTCGCTCGCTGGAAGATGCGCGTTGCTCGGTCTGGATTGGCGTCCTGGTATATATACCCGTAGGCCTGATGTTCCTGTTGATAGGCAGCCTGCTATGGGCCTACTACCAGTTGAGCCCGGAACTGTTGCCAGAAGCGTTGCAGGCAGCCGGCTCCGGTGACCGTGTGTTCCCGCACTTTATTGTGACCCAGTTGCCCGCCGGCATAACCGGATTGCTGATTGCCGCTCTGGCCGCTGCTGCCATGAGTTCGGTGGATACTTCAATCAATTCTTCATCCACGATCCTGATGACGGATGTATACAGGCGCCTGGTCAATCCTGGTGCCAGTGACAAACAGGCCATGCGTTTCCTGCGCCTGGCTACCGTAGGCCTGGGTGTTCTTGGTACGGCCACGGCATTGCTGATGATATCCATCAAGAGTGCGCTTGACGTATGGTGGCACCTGGCCGGTATTTTTTCCGGTGGCATGCTTGGCCTGTTCCTGCTTGGTGCATTTTCACGTCGGGCCGCCGGCGCCCAGGCATTGGCGGCGATGGTGGCAGGATTCGCGGTTATCGTATGGGCCACGTTCAGCAGCAAGGTCGATGCCGCCTGGGCCAACAGTCTGCACAGTTTCATGACAACGGTTATTGCTACTGTTGCAATATTCGGTGTTGGTATCCTGCTGTCACGTGGACGTGAGCGACGCGGCGTCAGCAAGCCGGCGGAAACGATATACGATATCGAGCAGTAG